A portion of the bacterium genome contains these proteins:
- a CDS encoding T9SS type A sorting domain-containing protein, giving the protein MKAKTLICVLTLLIIAGTASAIEEPVLQVGMWVKAEPWHNWIGGAGRTSTVKLNVLDTANVIQRVDFYYSIDEGASWSLFGTDLNGQEPLFSTTDLVMTPVGLTTMDPALFEPGDGWSTVFPHLLVPQINMRVLFKSLAFTNTGDTLVAQTWRNYDPTPPDQAVVSYAWLNPETLLVSVSDPYMDIDSITIAANPEPEHFYKGIPGIDQHLGSDYHCLPTAAAACLKYFEGKGDPEITGGLTDSSLVDTLGKESGTNQGKDGTYIDDLVRALERWIASHGGNYTVRSSNSFDWNTASSELKRCQDVLAGIRWPNGKWHMMTFNSIDNVPNPDGTIRVDFMDPWTGEIAWGDYNPATGELSGFESSSGSGGQMINMVIICPNEKNPYISPGTDPIGGAPGPEPFPQPVPLSQMENNSLKVWIVDAQGNAFTSIQVVQALSTKPGPNQHGMVIPNFYLAQNSPNPFSDKTQLAFALPERAAFTLSIYNAAGQKVKVLLHETRPAGFYKLSWNAKDSKGRVVEPGAYFAKLETDSGFKQTVKMLIVR; this is encoded by the coding sequence ATGAAGGCAAAAACCTTGATATGTGTCCTTACACTGCTGATTATTGCCGGGACAGCTTCGGCCATCGAGGAGCCGGTGCTTCAGGTCGGCATGTGGGTAAAGGCAGAGCCGTGGCACAACTGGATAGGCGGCGCTGGTCGCACGAGCACCGTTAAACTCAATGTGCTCGATACGGCAAACGTCATCCAGCGTGTGGACTTTTACTACTCGATAGACGAAGGCGCTTCGTGGTCGCTTTTCGGAACAGACCTTAATGGTCAGGAACCTCTTTTCTCGACGACCGATCTCGTGATGACGCCTGTCGGGCTGACGACAATGGATCCCGCCCTGTTCGAGCCGGGCGACGGCTGGTCAACCGTATTCCCGCACCTGCTGGTTCCCCAGATAAACATGAGGGTTTTGTTCAAGAGCCTTGCATTCACGAACACGGGCGACACCCTTGTCGCGCAAACGTGGCGCAACTACGACCCCACCCCTCCCGACCAGGCGGTCGTGAGTTATGCATGGCTGAATCCGGAAACGCTTCTGGTTTCAGTCTCAGACCCCTACATGGACATAGATTCGATAACAATAGCGGCAAATCCGGAGCCCGAGCACTTCTACAAGGGCATACCGGGCATAGACCAGCACCTGGGTTCCGATTACCACTGCCTGCCCACTGCGGCGGCGGCGTGTCTCAAGTATTTCGAGGGAAAGGGCGATCCTGAGATAACGGGCGGTCTTACGGACTCCTCGCTGGTGGATACGCTGGGCAAGGAATCGGGAACCAACCAGGGCAAAGACGGCACCTATATTGATGACCTTGTGCGCGCTCTCGAAAGATGGATAGCCTCTCATGGAGGCAACTACACCGTGAGGTCCTCTAACTCGTTCGACTGGAACACTGCCTCGAGCGAGCTGAAGCGCTGCCAGGACGTTCTCGCGGGCATACGCTGGCCCAACGGCAAATGGCACATGATGACCTTCAACTCCATCGACAATGTACCCAACCCGGACGGCACAATAAGGGTCGACTTCATGGATCCGTGGACGGGCGAGATAGCGTGGGGCGATTATAATCCGGCGACAGGAGAGCTTTCTGGGTTTGAGAGTTCGTCGGGGTCGGGCGGACAGATGATAAACATGGTAATCATCTGCCCTAACGAGAAGAATCCCTACATCAGTCCGGGCACCGACCCCATAGGCGGCGCGCCCGGTCCCGAGCCTTTCCCGCAGCCCGTGCCGCTTTCGCAGATGGAGAACAACTCGCTTAAGGTCTGGATAGTGGACGCTCAAGGCAACGCCTTCACGTCCATTCAAGTGGTCCAAGCCCTTTCAACAAAGCCCGGTCCGAACCAGCACGGCATGGTTATCCCCAACTTCTACCTTGCGCAGAACTCGCCCAACCCGTTCTCGGATAAGACCCAGCTTGCATTCGCGCTTCCCGAGCGCGCCGCGTTCACGCTGAGCATCTACAACGCGGCAGGCCAGAAGGTCAAGGTGCTTCTGCACGAGACGAGACCGGCAGGATTCTACAAGCTTTCCTGGAACGCCAAGGACTCGAAAGGCAGAGTGGTTGAACCCGGCGCTTACTTTGCAAAGCTCGAGACGGATTCCGGCTTCAAACAGACCGTTAAGATGCTGATTGTCCGGTGA